The following are encoded in a window of Bacteroides sp. AN502(2024) genomic DNA:
- a CDS encoding LysR substrate-binding domain-containing protein — MSDFRLKVFQSVAKNLSFTKASQEVFVSQPAITKHIQELETYYQARLFDRQGSKISLTKAGELLLKHSEKILDDYKQLEYEMHLLHNEYIGELKLGASTTIAQYVLPPLLANFIAKFPQINLSLMNGNSRGVEVALQEHRIDLGLVEGIFRLPNLKYTPFLQDELVAVVHTQSKLAVSDEITPEDLPNIPLVLRERGSGTLDVFERALLPHNLKLSSLYVLMYLGSTESIKLFLEHTDCMGIVSIRSVHKELVAGNLRVIDIKGMPMLREFNFVQLQGQEGGLSQVFMRFAGHHSKSL; from the coding sequence GTGTCCGATTTTCGTTTAAAAGTATTTCAGAGCGTAGCGAAAAATCTGAGTTTTACGAAGGCGTCGCAAGAAGTGTTTGTCAGCCAACCTGCTATCACCAAGCATATTCAGGAACTGGAGACTTACTATCAAGCTCGTTTGTTCGACCGCCAAGGGAGTAAAATCTCACTGACTAAGGCCGGAGAGTTGCTGCTGAAACATAGCGAGAAAATTCTGGACGATTATAAACAATTGGAATATGAGATGCATCTGTTGCATAATGAATATATCGGCGAACTGAAACTAGGAGCCAGCACTACGATTGCTCAATATGTGCTACCTCCTCTGTTGGCAAACTTTATAGCCAAGTTTCCGCAAATCAATCTTTCTTTGATGAATGGAAATTCCCGGGGAGTGGAAGTTGCCCTGCAAGAGCATCGGATTGATTTGGGACTGGTTGAAGGGATTTTCCGCCTGCCTAATCTGAAGTACACTCCATTTTTGCAAGACGAACTGGTTGCCGTGGTGCATACACAGAGTAAGTTAGCTGTCTCGGATGAGATTACTCCGGAAGATTTGCCCAATATTCCGTTGGTTTTGCGGGAGAGAGGTTCCGGCACATTGGATGTGTTTGAGCGTGCTTTGTTGCCACACAATCTCAAACTTTCTTCTTTATATGTATTGATGTATCTGGGTAGTACAGAAAGTATCAAACTTTTTTTGGAACATACGGACTGTATGGGGATTGTTTCTATCCGTTCGGTGCATAAAGAGCTTGTAGCCGGCAATCTCCGTGTCATCGATATAAAAGGAATGCCGATGCTGCGTGAATTTAACTTTGTACAGCTGCAAGGGCAGGAGGGAGGATTGTCGCAGGTA
- a CDS encoding DUF6621 family protein, producing the protein MNDKSQIKLAETVVLIDAAFLNLVITDIKRYFEVTLHRPLQEIDLSMLTTYMTLDAGITAGKNEVQFLFVYDKESGRLPYCQPSDLQEELNGVAFQSPYGEYSFASVPSEGMVSREDLFLDLLSIISDSTDVKRMIVVSFNEEYGKKVTDALHEVKGKEIIQFRMNEPDLPVDYKWDMLAFPVMQALGIKAEEL; encoded by the coding sequence ATGAATGATAAGTCTCAAATTAAACTGGCTGAAACAGTGGTGTTGATTGACGCTGCTTTTTTGAATTTGGTAATAACGGATATAAAAAGGTATTTTGAAGTGACTTTGCATCGTCCTTTACAAGAGATAGACCTTTCGATGTTGACCACTTATATGACTTTGGATGCAGGGATTACGGCGGGGAAGAACGAGGTGCAATTTCTTTTTGTGTATGATAAAGAATCCGGCCGATTGCCATATTGTCAACCTTCCGATTTGCAGGAAGAATTGAATGGAGTTGCGTTTCAGAGCCCTTACGGTGAATATTCTTTTGCCAGTGTCCCGTCGGAAGGAATGGTGTCAAGAGAGGATTTGTTTTTGGATTTACTCTCTATCATTTCCGATTCGACGGACGTGAAAAGAATGATTGTTGTTTCTTTCAACGAGGAGTATGGAAAGAAGGTGACTGATGCTTTGCATGAAGTGAAAGGGAAAGAGATCATTCAATTTCGTATGAATGAGCCGGATCTTCCGGTGGATTATAAATGGGATATGCTGGCTTTTCCTGTTATGCAGGCGTTGGGGATAAAAGCGGAAGAATTGTAA
- the coaE gene encoding dephospho-CoA kinase (Dephospho-CoA kinase (CoaE) performs the final step in coenzyme A biosynthesis.): MSIKIGITGGIGSGKSVVSRLFGIMGIPVYISDIEAKRITQTDPVIGQGLSVLVGQDVFQNGLLNRSLLASYMFGHPEHIQKVNEIIHPRVKEDFRRWAARFGGEQWVGMESAILVEAGFRDEVDFLVMVYAPLEVRVERAIKRDFSSRELVMKRIEAQMSDKVKREYADFVIVNDDETPLIPQVLKLISLLSKNNHYLCPAKNN, encoded by the coding sequence ATGTCGATTAAGATTGGTATAACCGGTGGTATCGGTAGTGGAAAGAGCGTTGTTTCCAGACTATTCGGAATAATGGGAATTCCTGTTTATATTTCGGATATAGAAGCGAAGCGTATCACACAGACGGATCCTGTGATCGGTCAGGGACTTAGTGTGCTGGTCGGTCAGGATGTGTTTCAAAACGGATTATTGAATCGTTCTTTGTTGGCCTCCTATATGTTCGGTCATCCGGAGCACATACAAAAAGTGAATGAAATTATTCATCCAAGGGTAAAAGAAGATTTCCGCCGTTGGGCTGCCCGGTTTGGGGGTGAACAGTGGGTGGGTATGGAGTCTGCCATACTTGTGGAAGCGGGTTTTAGAGATGAAGTCGATTTTTTGGTGATGGTGTATGCACCGCTGGAAGTGAGAGTGGAGCGTGCCATAAAGCGTGATTTTTCATCGAGGGAACTGGTAATGAAGCGTATCGAAGCTCAAATGAGTGATAAAGTTAAGAGAGAGTATGCCGATTTCGTGATCGTGAATGACGATGAAACGCCTTTAATTCCACAGGTTTTGAAGCTTATTTCTTTGCTATCTAAAAATAATCATTACCTTTGCCCTGCAAAAAATAATTAA
- the clpB gene encoding ATP-dependent chaperone ClpB: MNFNNFTIKSQEAVQEAVNLVQSRGQQAIEPVHLMQGVIKIGENVTNFIFQKLGMNGQQVALVVDKQIDSLPKVSGGEPYLSRESNDVLQKATQYSKEMGDEFVSLEHIILALLTVKSTVSTILKDAGMTEKELRNAISELRKGEKVTSPSSEDTYQSLEKYAINLNEAARSGKLDPVIGRDEEIRRVLQILSRRTKNNPILIGEPGTGKTAIVEGLAHRILRGDVPENLKNKQVYSLDMGALVAGAKYKGEFEERLKSVVNEVKKSEGDIILFIDEIHTLVGAGKGEGAMDAANILKPALARGELRSIGATTLDEYQKYFEKDKALERRFQIVQVDEPDNLSTISILRGLKERYENHHHVRIKDDAIIAAVELSSRYITDRFLPDKAIDLMDEAAAKLRMEVDSVPEELDEISRKIKQLEIEREAIKRENDQPKLEIIGKELAELKEQEKSFKAKWQSEKTLMDRIQQNKVEIENLKFEAEKAEREGDYGKVAEIRYGKLQALDKEIEETQRQLRDMQGDKAMIKEEVDAEDIADVVSRWTGIPVSKMLQSEKDKLLHLEEELHRRVIGQDEAIEAVADAVRRSRAGLQDPKRPIGSFIFLGTTGVGKTELAKALAEFLFDDETMMTRIDMSEYQEKHSVSRLVGAPPGYVGYDEGGQLTEAIRRKPYSVVLFDEIEKAHPDVFNILLQVLDDGRLTDNKGRVVNFKNTIIIMTSNMGSSYIQSQMEKLHGSNKEEVIEETKREVMNMLKKTIRPEFLNRIDETIMFLPLNEKEIKQIVLLQIKGVQRLLAENGVKLELTEEALNFLSQVGYDPEFGARPVKRAIQRYLLNDLSKKLLSQEVDRSKAIIVNADGDGLVFRN; this comes from the coding sequence ATGAACTTTAACAATTTTACCATCAAATCTCAAGAAGCGGTACAGGAGGCCGTGAACCTGGTACAAAGTCGGGGACAACAAGCCATTGAACCTGTCCACCTCATGCAGGGAGTAATAAAGATAGGTGAAAATGTCACTAACTTCATCTTCCAGAAACTGGGCATGAACGGACAGCAGGTAGCTCTTGTTGTCGACAAACAGATCGACTCCCTACCCAAAGTATCCGGCGGAGAGCCGTATTTGAGTCGCGAGTCCAACGATGTATTGCAGAAAGCAACGCAGTATTCTAAAGAAATGGGCGATGAGTTTGTTTCATTAGAGCATATCATACTGGCATTGCTGACTGTAAAAAGTACTGTCTCCACCATCTTGAAAGATGCCGGCATGACGGAAAAAGAATTACGCAATGCTATCAGCGAATTGAGAAAAGGAGAAAAAGTAACGTCACCATCCAGTGAGGATACTTATCAATCACTGGAAAAGTATGCTATCAACCTGAACGAAGCTGCCCGTAGCGGCAAACTGGATCCTGTAATCGGACGTGATGAAGAAATCCGTCGGGTACTCCAGATATTGAGCCGCCGTACAAAGAACAATCCGATTCTGATTGGTGAACCGGGAACCGGTAAGACAGCAATCGTAGAAGGCTTGGCGCATCGTATCCTTCGCGGAGATGTACCTGAAAACCTGAAAAACAAACAGGTCTATTCACTGGATATGGGGGCACTGGTGGCCGGTGCAAAGTATAAAGGGGAGTTTGAAGAACGGCTGAAATCAGTGGTCAATGAAGTGAAGAAATCGGAAGGTGACATTATTCTGTTCATTGATGAGATTCATACACTGGTAGGAGCCGGAAAGGGGGAAGGTGCCATGGATGCCGCAAACATTCTAAAACCTGCCTTAGCTCGTGGAGAATTACGCTCCATCGGAGCAACCACTCTCGATGAGTATCAAAAGTACTTCGAAAAGGATAAGGCTTTGGAGCGTCGTTTCCAAATCGTACAAGTGGATGAACCGGATAACTTGAGTACCATTTCTATCCTTCGTGGACTGAAAGAGCGTTACGAGAATCATCACCATGTACGTATCAAAGATGACGCCATCATTGCAGCCGTCGAATTGAGCAGCCGTTATATCACCGACCGTTTCCTGCCGGATAAAGCCATTGACCTGATGGATGAAGCCGCAGCCAAACTGCGTATGGAGGTAGATTCCGTTCCTGAAGAACTGGATGAAATCTCCCGCAAAATCAAACAGTTGGAAATCGAGAGGGAAGCTATCAAACGTGAAAACGATCAACCGAAACTGGAAATCATCGGGAAGGAGCTTGCCGAACTTAAAGAACAGGAGAAGTCTTTTAAGGCCAAATGGCAGAGTGAAAAAACGCTGATGGATAGAATCCAGCAGAATAAGGTTGAAATAGAGAATCTTAAATTTGAAGCAGAAAAAGCTGAACGCGAAGGCGACTACGGCAAAGTAGCCGAAATCCGTTACGGTAAACTTCAGGCTTTGGATAAAGAAATAGAAGAGACTCAAAGGCAACTACGTGATATGCAGGGCGATAAGGCCATGATTAAAGAAGAGGTAGACGCTGAGGATATTGCTGATGTCGTTTCCCGCTGGACTGGTATCCCTGTCAGCAAGATGCTGCAAAGTGAGAAAGATAAACTATTGCACTTGGAAGAGGAACTTCATCGACGTGTAATCGGCCAAGATGAAGCGATTGAAGCTGTGGCAGATGCTGTGCGTCGCAGTCGTGCCGGATTACAGGATCCGAAACGTCCGATCGGCTCGTTCATTTTCCTTGGAACCACCGGTGTGGGTAAGACCGAACTGGCGAAGGCATTGGCAGAATTCCTGTTCGATGACGAAACGATGATGACTCGTATCGACATGAGTGAGTATCAGGAAAAGCATAGTGTTTCCCGATTAGTCGGAGCGCCTCCGGGATACGTAGGATACGATGAAGGCGGTCAGCTGACAGAAGCTATACGCCGGAAACCTTATTCTGTGGTCTTGTTTGACGAGATAGAAAAAGCTCATCCGGATGTCTTCAATATCTTGTTGCAGGTATTGGATGACGGACGACTGACAGACAATAAAGGAAGAGTAGTCAACTTCAAGAATACCATCATCATCATGACTTCGAATATGGGTAGCTCTTATATACAGAGTCAGATGGAAAAGTTGCACGGTTCCAATAAGGAGGAAGTGATCGAAGAAACGAAGCGGGAAGTCATGAATATGTTGAAAAAGACGATTCGTCCGGAATTCCTGAACCGTATCGATGAAACGATTATGTTCTTACCTTTGAACGAAAAGGAAATCAAGCAGATTGTACTCTTGCAAATCAAGGGGGTACAAAGATTGCTTGCCGAAAACGGAGTGAAACTGGAACTGACTGAAGAAGCATTAAACTTCTTATCTCAAGTGGGATATGATCCTGAATTTGGAGCTCGTCCGGTAAAGAGAGCGATCCAACGTTATCTGCTGAACGATCTATCCAAAAAGTTGTTATCCCAAGAAGTCGACCGGAGCAAAGCTATTATTGTTAATGCCGACGGAGACGGACTGGTATTCAGAAATTGA
- a CDS encoding DUF5606 domain-containing protein — translation MLKTILSISGKPGLYKLISQGKNMLIVESVNTEKKRFPAYGNEKIISLGDIAMYTNDAEVPLHDVLEAIKEKEKSAQASIDPKKATSEQLREYLAEVLPDFDRERVYIADIKKLVTWYNILISNGITEFKPKEEVKEEVAE, via the coding sequence ATGTTGAAGACTATTTTGTCTATCTCGGGTAAACCGGGACTATACAAACTTATTTCGCAAGGAAAAAATATGTTGATTGTTGAATCAGTCAATACAGAGAAGAAACGTTTCCCCGCTTACGGTAATGAAAAAATTATTTCTTTGGGAGATATAGCCATGTACACGAACGATGCTGAAGTTCCTTTGCATGATGTGCTGGAAGCCATCAAAGAGAAAGAAAAATCAGCACAGGCTTCTATCGATCCGAAAAAGGCTACTTCTGAACAATTACGTGAATATTTGGCTGAAGTATTACCTGATTTCGACCGTGAACGCGTATATATAGCTGATATCAAGAAACTGGTAACTTGGTATAACATATTGATTTCTAATGGAATTACAGAATTCAAACCGAAAGAAGAGGTTAAGGAAGAAGTGGCTGAATAA